In a single window of the Pseudorca crassidens isolate mPseCra1 chromosome 9, mPseCra1.hap1, whole genome shotgun sequence genome:
- the MADD gene encoding MAP kinase-activating death domain protein isoform X26, producing the protein MVQKKKSCPRLLDYLVIVGARHPSSDSVAQTPELLRRYPLEDHAEFPLPPDVVFFCQPEGCLSVRQRRMSLREDTSFVFTLTDKDTGVTRYGICVNFYRSFQKRVPKEKGEAGAGSRGKEGPHATCISEEVGTESLESGPSLQPPSADSTPDVNQSPRGKHRAKAESRSRNSTLTSLCVLSHYPFFSTFRECLYTLKRLVDCCSERLLGKKLGIPRGIQRDTMWRIFTGSLLVEEKSSALLHDLREIEAWIYRLLHSPVPVSGQKRVDIEVLPQELQQALTFALPDPSRFTLVDFPLHLPLELLGVDACLQVLTCILLEHKVVLQSRDYNALSMSVMAFVAMIYPLEYMFPVIPLLPTCMASAEQLLLAPTPYIIGVPASFFLYKLDFKMPDDVWLVDLDSSRVIAPTNAEVLPILPEPESLELKKHLKQALASMSLNTQPILNLEKFHEGQEIPLLLGRPSNDLQSTPSTEFNPLIYGNDVDSVDVATRVAMVRFFNSPNVLQGFQMHTRTLRLFPRPVVAFQAGSFLASRPRQTPFAEKLARTQAVEYFGEWILNPTNYAFQRIHNNTFDPALIGDKPKWYTHQLQPVHYRVYDSSSHLAEALSVPPEHDSDSDPTDDSGSDSMDYDDSSSSYSSLGDFVSEMMKCDINGDTPNVDPLTHAALGDASEVAIDELQSQKEAEEPGPDSENSQENPPLRSSSSTTASSSPSTVIHGTSSEPADSTEMDDKAAVGVSRSLPSVPPSIGKANVDRRQTETGEGSVRRRTYDNPYFEPQYGFPPEEDDAEQGEGYTPRFSQHVSGSRAQKLLRPNSLKLASDSDAESDSRASSPTSTVSNNSTEGFGGIMSFASSLYRNHSTSFSLSNLTLPTKGAREKTTPFPSLKVFGLNTLMEIVTEAGPGSGEGNRRALVDQKSSVIKHSPTVKREPPSPQGRSSNSSENQQFLKEVVHSVLDGQGVGWLNTKKVRRLLESEQLRVFVLSKLSRTVQSEDEAQQDIIPDVEIGRKVYKGMLDLLKCTVLSLEQSYAHAGLGGMASIFALLEIAQTHYYSKEPDKRKRSPTESVNTPIGKDPGLAWRGDPKAMAQLRVPQLGPRAPSASGKSPKELDTRSLKEENFVASIGPEVIKPTFDLGETEEKKSQVSADSGVSLTSGPQRTDPDSVLGVSPAVMIRSSSQDSEVSTVVSNSSGETLGADSDLSSNAGDGPGGEGSTHLAGSRGTLSDSEIETNSATSAIFGKAHSLKPSVKEKLVGSPVRFSEDVSQRVYLYEGLLGRDKGSMWDQLEDAAMETFSISKERSTLWDQMQFWEDAFLDAVMLEREGMGMDQGPQEMIDRYLSLGEHDRKRLEDDEDRLLATLLHNLISYMLLMKVNKNDIRKKVRRLMGKSHIGLVYSQQINEVLDQLANLNGRDLSIRSSGSRHMKKQTFVVHAGTDTNGDIFFMEVCDDCVVLRSNIGTVYERWWYEKLINMTYCPKTKVLCLWRRNGSETQLNKFYTKKCRELYYCVKDSMERAAARQQSIKPGPELGGEFPVQDMKTGEGGLLQVTLEGINLKFMHNQFLKLKKW; encoded by the exons ATGGTGCAAAAGAAGAAGTCCTGTCCTCGGTTACTTGACTACCTAGTGATCGTAGGGGCCAG GCACCCGAGCAGTGATAGCGTggcccagactccagaactgctACGGCGATACCCATTAGAGGATCACGCCGAATTTCCCCTGCCCCCGGATGTCGTGTTCTTCTGCCAGCCGGAGGGCTGCCTGAGTGTGCGACAACGGCGCATGAGCCTGCGCGAGGACACCTCTTTTGTCTTCACTCTCACCGACAAGGACACCGGAGTCACGCGTTATGGCATCTGTGTTAACTTCTACCGCTCCTTCCAAAAGCGCGTGCCTAAGGAAAAGGGGGAGGCCGGGGCAGGGTCCCGTGGGAAGGAAGGACCCCATGCCACCTGCATCTCAGAAGAGGTTGGCACCGAGAGCTTGGAGAGTGGCCCGTCCCTGCAGCCTCCCAGTGCCGACTCTACCCCGGATGTGAACCAGTCTCCTCGGGGCAAACACCGGGCCAAGGCGGAGAGCCGTTCCCGCAACAGCACTCTGACGTCCCTGTGTGTGCTCAGCCATTACCCCTTCTTCTCCACCTTCCGGGAGTGTCTGTACACCCTCAAACGCCTGGTGGACTGCTGTAGTGAGCGACTGCTGGGCAAGAAACTGGGCATCCCTCGAGGCATACAAAG GGACACCATGTGGCGCATCTTTACTGGGTCGTTGTTAGTGGAGGAGAAGTCAAGTGCCCTTCTGCACGACCTTCGAGAGATTGAGGCCTGGATCTATCGATTGCTGCACTCCCCAGTACCCGTCTCAGGGCAGAAGCGAGTGGACATTGAGGTCCTGCCCCAGGAGCTCCAGCAAGCTCTGACGTTTGCGCTTCCAGACCCCTCTCGATTCACCCTAGTGGATTTCCCACTGCACCTTCCCTTGGAACTTCTGGGTGTGGATGCCTGTCTTCAGGTGCTAACCTGCATCCTGTTAGAGCACAAG GTGGTGCTGCAGTCCCGAGACTACAACGCACTCTCCATGTCTGTGATGGCATTTGTGGCAATGATTTATCCCTTGGAGTATATGTTTCCTGTTATTCCACTGCTGCCCACCTGCATGGCGTCTGCAGAACAG CTGCTGTTGGCTCCGACGCCGTACATCATCGGCGTCCCTGCCAGCTTCTTCCTCTACAAACTGGACTTCAAAATGCCTGACGACGTGTGGCTAGTGGATCTGGACAGCAGTAGG GTGATTGCCCCCACCAATGCAGAAGTGCTACCTATCCTTCCAGAACCAGAATCACTAGAgttgaaaaaacatttaaaacag GCCCTCGCCAGCATGAGTCTCAACACCCAGCCCATCCTCAATCTGGAGAAATTCCACGAAGGCCAGGAGATCCCTCTTCTCTTGGGAAGGCCTTCTAATGACCTGCAGTCTACACCTTCCACTGAATTCAACCCACTCATCTATGGCAACGACGTGGATTCTGTGGATGTCGCAACCAG AGTGGCCATGGTCCGTTTCTTCAACTCCCCCAACGTGCTGCAGGGCTTTCAGATGCACACGCGTACCCTGCGTCTCTTCCCCCGGCCCGTGGTGGCTTTCCAAGCTGGCTCCTTTCTAGCCTCACGTCCCCGGCAGACTCCTTTTGCTGAGAAACTGGCCAGGACTCAGGCTGTGGAGTACTTTGGAGAATGGATCCTCAACCCCACCAACTATGCCTTTCAGCGGATTCACAACA ACACATTCGATCCAGCCCTGATAGGCGACAAGCCGAAGTGGTACACCCACCAGCTGCAGCCTGTCCACTATCGAGTGTATGACAGCAGTTCCCACCTGGCCGAGGCGCTGAGCGTGCCGCCGGAGCACGACTCTGACTCTGACCCTACTGATGACAG CGGCAGTGATAGTATGGATTATGATGACTCAAGCTCTTCTTACTCTTCCCTTGGTGACTTTGTCAGTGAGATGATGAAATGTGACATCAATGGTGATACTCCTA ACGTGGATCCTCTGACACACGCGGCACTGGGGGATGCCAGTGAGGTAGCTATTGATGAGCTGCAGAGccagaaggaagcagaggaaCCTGGCCCAGACAGCGAGAACTCTCAGGAAAACCCCCCTCTGCGTTCCAGCTCCAGCACCACCGCCAGCAGTAGCCCCAGCACCGTTATCCATGGAACCAGTTCT GAACCTGCCGACTCAACGGAGATGGATGATAAGGCAGCGGTAGGCGTCTCCAGGTCCCTCCCCAGCGTGCCTCCCAGCATTGGCAAAGCGAACGTGGACAGGCGTCAGACAGAAACTGGAGAGGGGTCAGTGCGCCGGCGAACCTATGATAATCCATACTTCGAGCCCCAGTATGGCTTTCCCCCTGAGGAAGATGATGCTGAGCAGGGGGAAGGTTACACTCCCCGATTCAGCCAACATGTCAGTGGCAGTCG GGCTCAAAAGCTGCTGCGGCCCAACAGCTTGAAACTGGCAAGTGACTCAGATGCAGAGTCAGACTCTCGAGCGAGCTCGCCCACCTCCACCGTCTCCAACAACAGCACTGAGGGCTTCGGGGGCATCATGTCTTTTGCCA GCAGTCTGTATCGGAACCACAGTACGAGCTTCAGTCTTTCAAATCTCACACTGCCTACCAAAGGAGCGCGAGAGAAAACCACGCCCTTCCCCAGTCTGAAAG TATTTGGGCTAAATACTCTAATGGAGATTGTTACTGAAGCCGGCCCCGGGAGTGGTGAAG GAAACAGGAGGGCCTTAGTGGACCAGAAGTCATCGGTCATTAAACACAGCCCAACAGTGAAAAGAGAGCCTCCGTCACCCCAGGGTCGATCCAGCAATTCTAg TGAGAACCAGCAGTTCCTGAAGGAGGTGGTGCACAGCGTGCTGGATGGCCAGGGAGTTGGCTGGCTCAACACGAAGAAGGTGCGACGGCTGCTGGAGAGCGAGCAGCTTAGAGTCTTTGTCCTGAGCAAGCTGAGCCGCACGGTGCAGTCAGAGGACGAGGCCCAGCAGGACATCATCCCAGATGTG GAGATCGGTCGGAAGGTGTACAAGGGCATGTTAGACCTGCTCAAGTGCACGGTCCTCAGTCTGGAGCAGTCCTACGCCCACGCAGGTCTGGGTGGCATGGCCAGCATCTTTGCGCTTCTGGAGATCGCCCAGACCCACTACTATAGTAAAG AACCAGACAAGCGGAAGAGAAGTCCAACAGAGAGCGTAAATACACCAATTGGCAAGGATCCTGGCCTGGCTTGGCGGGGGGACCCAAAGGCCATGGCACAGCTGAGAGTCCCCCAGCTGGGACCTCGGGCACCAAGTGCCTCAGGAAAGAGTCCCAAGGAACTGGACACCAGAAGTCTAAAGGAGGAGAACTTTGTAGCATCTATCG GGCCTGAAGTAATCAAACCCACCTTTGACCTTGGTGAGACAGAGGAGAAGAAGTCCCAAGTCAGCGCAGACAGTGGTGTGAGCCTGACGTCTGGTCCCCAG AGGACTGATCCAGATTCTGTCCTTGGTGTGAGTCCAGCCGTTATGATCCGAAGCTCGAGTCAGGACTCCGAAGTTAGCACCGTG gtGAGTAATAGCTCTGGAGAGACCCTTGGAGCGGACAGTGACCTGAGCAGCAATGCAGGTGATGGACCAGGCGGTGAGGGCAGCACCCACTTGGCAGGCTCTAGAGGCACGTTGTCTGATAGTGAAATTGAAACCAACTCTGCCACCAGTGCCATCTTT GGTAAAGCCCACAGCTTGAAGCCAAGTGTAAAGGAGAAGCTGGTGGGCAGCCCAGTTCGCTTTTCTGAAGATGTAAGCCAGCGAGTCTATCTCTACGAGGGACTCCTAG GAAGGGACAAAGGATCGATGTGGGACCAGTTAGAGGATGCCGCTATGGAGACCTTTTCTATAA GCAAAGAGCGTTCTACTTTATGGGACCAAATGCAGTTCTGGGAAGATGCATTCTTAGATGCTGTGATGTTGGAGAGAGAAGGGATGGGTATGGACCAGGGTCCCCAGGAAATGATAGACAG GTACCTGTCCCTAGGAGAACATGACCGGAAGCGCCTAGAGGATGATGAAGATCGTTTGCTGGCCACGCTCTTGCACAACCTCATCTCCTACATGCTGCTGATGAAG GTAAATAAGAATGATATCCGGAAGAAGGTGAGGCGCCTGATGGGAAAGTCGCATATTGGGCTTGTGTACAGCCAGCAAATCAACGAAGTGCTTGACCAGCTGGCAAACCTG AATGGACGAGATCTCTCTATCCGGTCCAGTGGCAGCCGGCACATGAAGAAGCAGACATTTGTGGTACATGCGGGGACAGACACAAATGGAGATATCTTTTTCATGGAG